A window from Branchiostoma floridae strain S238N-H82 chromosome 16, Bfl_VNyyK, whole genome shotgun sequence encodes these proteins:
- the LOC118403514 gene encoding zinc transporter ZIP1-like, which translates to MENVVLVKLLVLFLVFPLTLVASCLPIWLARRSLRKKCELQNRRTGRALGLLNCLAGGVFLGTCLLDLVPSVEEQLQTVVSGFVNFPGFPLAQFAIGAGFLLILSVEQCTAKYSEGYKSTTSSPPCETTDEDVELDIFSHEVENLGLLGGERISKTTDLRSWTLAVAVSMHSIFEGMAVGLQQNVTDVFELVMAVALHKCVLAFGLGLTFVQSDLGKKSVAGLCLAFAITAPIGIGIGTLVENGAESSHSSAVSGVLQGLATGTLLYVTFLEILSRELHGKNDRILKVFLVTAGYAIVCGLMLLDPETNESFERCDEGSPSQYTSGSTNTPLNI; encoded by the exons ATGGAAAATGTTGTTCTTGTAAAACTCCttgtcttgtttcttgttttcccACTAACACTGGTTGCATCTTGCCTGCCGATCTGGTTAGCGCGGCGGTCCTTGCGGAAGAAATGCGAACTGCAGAACCGTAGAACGGGTAGGGCTCTAGGCTTATTAAACTGTCTTGCGGGAGGGGTTTTCTTGGGAACGTGTCTCCTAGACCTAGTGCCGAGTGTGGAGGAACAACTACAGACAGTGGTGTCAG GTTTTGTCAACTTTCCAGGCTTCCCACTGGCCCAGTTCGCTATCGGTGCCGGGTTTCTCCTTATTCTTTCCGTCGAACAGTGCACCGCAAAGTACAGCGAAGGTTATAAATCCACAACATCAAGTCCTCCTTGTGAGACAACAGACGAAGACGTAGAACTGGACATCTTTTCTCACGAAGTTGAGAACTTGGGACTCCTTGGTGGTGAAAGAATCAGCAAAACTACCGACCTAAGATCGTGGACTCTTGCTGTTGCTGTTTCGATGCATTCGATATTCGAAGGGATGGCGGTGGGACTGCAGCAGAACGTAACGGACGTGTTTGAGTTGGTGATGGCAGTGGCTCTACATAAGTGCGTCTTAGCTTTCGGGCTAGGGCTGACCTTTGTACAGAGTGACCTTGGAAAAAAGTCAGTGGCAGGACTGTGCTTGGCGTTTGCCATAACCGCTCCTATAG GTATAGGAATCGGAACATTGGTTGAGAACGGTGCGGAGAGTTCACACAGTTCCGCGGTAAGTGGGGTGTTACAGGGGCTGGCTACAGGGACACTTCTGTACGTCACGTTCTTAGAGATCCTGTCACGTGAGCTGCACGGGAAAAACGACAG gatccTTAAAGTTTTCCTGGTGACAGCCGGCTACGCTATCGTCTGTGGGCTGATGCTTCTTGACCCGGAAACGAATGAGTCATTTGAACGTTGTGATGAGGGATCACCCTCACAATATACTTCCGGTTCAACCAATACTCCTTTGAACATCTAA
- the LOC118403650 gene encoding uncharacterized protein LOC118403650: protein MSTTYSDDEDGRGFSDSGTQTLPRMSGGSENTSSSAGQPPTKKKRTKSTSDAADEKTTAGPPFLSRILPQLHRRSNDSQPKAIEDDDYAAEDEGDNVESALPPSSSAPVRPKPAPRRGHIDD, encoded by the exons ATGTCTACTACTTACAGTGACGACGAGGACGGCAGAGGGTTCTCCGATTCCGGGACACAGACTCTTCCAAGG ATGTCTGGCGGCTCCGAGAACACATCAAGTAGCGCCGGACAGCCGCCAACTAAGAAAAAACGGACGAAAAGCACGAGTGATGCAGCAGACGAGAAGACTACGGCGGGTCCCCCATTCTTGTCTCGTATCCTACCGCAACTACATCGGCGATCTAACGACAGCCAGCCAAAG GCTATTGAAGACGATGACTACGCTGCAGAAGACGAAGGCGACAATGTTGAGTCAGCACTCCCCCCGAGCAGCAGCGCCCCCGTGCGACCTAAGCCAGCACCGCGCAGGGGACACATCGACGACTGA
- the LOC118403513 gene encoding multiple epidermal growth factor-like domains protein 11, protein MGQACVTTNQCACDSSVATLCHTVGQVCVTTNQCGCMHGWSQRVQCPCPKGRFGPNCLYECLCEHGDCSPSDGQCTCEAGWKGLLCDIPLCPLGYFGPECKVRCPGNCKSCHAVTGTCQSCYAGFYGDNCLRQCGNCETCNMETGVCEETCQEGWMGENCDKRCARGTYGRNCKMICPENCPYTCNRVSGKCRQCVPGFFGQACENRCPRGCKTCTIQQGVCLDCRPGFELYQGSCEECPAGTYEKDCSERCPENCKGKRCNRFTGSCSSCQRGWRGRFCNETDENVSPELTTPGTRLPCLECRNGAWCDVSKGLCACVPGYFGKSCEHICPVGRYGPKCARRCRGCRFCDHVTGRCETRPPSRVTTSPSSTDNPGATPRPKGLSSTTPLSRATPAATVKMAESGESDDTSGSSDKKSQSSGETSGSSGETSGSSGETSGSSGETSGTSGETSGSANIAPDGTVQPKTKDDVNMLMIAVIGVGVAAILALLVAMVICFLHVRRKRKRENESNMEMNARRNHQWERVGVAQPYIVLKLPPPPPEDEYHDTPTNSDNDKMVSMLTM, encoded by the exons ATGGGACAAGCCTGTGTCACCACTAACCAAT GTGCCTGTGACTCGTCAGTAGCGACCCTATGTCACACAGTGGGACAGGTCTGTGTCACCACTAACCAATGCGGCTGCATGCACGGATGGAGCCAGAGGGTGCAATGCC CCTGCCCCAAGGGCCGGTTCGGACCTAACTGCCTGTACGAGTGCCTGTGTGAGCACGGGGACTGCAGCCCTTCGGACGGACAGTGCACCTGTGAGGCCGGCTGGAAGGGGCTGCTATGTGACATCCCTTTATGTCCCTTAG GCTATTTTGGGCCCGAGTGCAAAGTCCGTTGCCCTGGCAACTGCAAGTCATGTCACGCCGTGACGGGTACCTGTCAATCATGTTACGCAGGTTTCTATGGAGACAACTGTTTGAG ACAGTGCGGCAACTGTGAGACGTGTAACATGGAGACCGGCGTGTGTGAGGAGACGTGTCAGGAGGGCTGGATGGGAGAGAACTGCGACAAGAG GTGCGCTCGTGGGACGTACGGACGGAACTGTAAGATGATTTGTCCGGAGAACTGCCCGTACACGTGTAACCGGGTCAGCGGCAAGTGTCGGCAGTGTGTGCCGGGCTTCTTCGGGCAGGCCTGCGAGAACCGCTGTCCGAGAGGCTGCAAAACCTGCACAATCCAGCAGGGGGTGTGCTTGGACTGCAGACCAGG gtttGAGCTATACCAGGGAAGCTGTGAAGAATGTCCGGCGGGAACTTACGAGAAGGACTGTTCCGAGCGCTGTCCGGAGAACTGTAAAGGGAAGCGGTgtaacag ATTTACAGGCAGCTGCAGTTCCTGCCAGAGGGGCTGGAGGGGGCGATTCTGCAACGAGACGGACGAGAACGTCAGTCCGGAGCTAACAACCCCGGGAACGAGACTTCCTTGCCTTGAGTGTCGTAATGGAGCGtggtgtgacgtcagcaaagggctATGTGCCTGTGTACCTGGGTACTTTGGCAAAAG CTGTGAACACATCTGTCCGGTCGGTCGCTACGGTCCAAAGTGCGCCAGGCGATGTAGGGGGTGTCGGTTCTGTGATCACGTGACCGGAAGATGTGAAACACGGCCGCCATCACGAGTAACAACATCACCGTCCTCAACTGACAACCCTGGTGCAACTCCAAGACCAAAAG GACTTTCATCTACGACACCTCTAAGCCGAGCAACACCAGCCGCAACGGTGAAAATGGCAGAATCCGGTGAATCTGACGACACGTCAGGGTCCTCTGACAAAAAATCCCAATCATCTGGCGAAACATCCGGGTCCTCTGGTGAAACATCCGGGTCCTCTGGTGAAACATCCGGGTCCTCTGGTGAAACATCCGGGACATCTGGCGAAACATCCGGGTCCGCGAACATCGCGCCTGACGGGACAGTCCAACCCAAGACGAAGGATGACGTCAACATGCTAATGATCGCTGTCATTGGTGTGGGAGTGGCAGCCATCTTGGCTTtactggttgccatggtgatttgCTTCCTCCATGTCAGGCGGAAAAGAAAACGTGAAAATGA AAGTAACATGGAGATGAACGCGCGGCGGAACCACCAATGGGAGCGAGTGGGCGTGGCCCAGCCGTACATCGTCCTCAAACTCCCGCCACCTCCTCCGGAAGACGAGTATCACGACACTCCTACCAACTCAGACAACGACAAAATGGTTAGTATGTTAACGATGTGA